In Mercurialis annua linkage group LG5, ddMerAnnu1.2, whole genome shotgun sequence, a single genomic region encodes these proteins:
- the LOC126682221 gene encoding lecithin-cholesterol acyltransferase-like 4 codes for MAVLLEEILQSVELWLKLIKKQQPYVDPNLDPVLLVPGIAGSILKAVDDDHGNREERVWVRILRADYKLRTKLWSRFDPSTGRTVSLDPKTSIVVPDDRYGLHAIDVLDPDMIIGRDCVSYFHDMIVEMMKWGFQEGKTLFGFGYDFRQSNRLPETLERFAKKLELVYKASGGKKINIISHSMGGLLVKCFMSLHSDIFEKYVKNWIAIAAPFRGAPGYVTSTFLNGMSFVEGWEQNFFVSKWSMHQLLIECPSIYELMACPHFKWQHIPLLEIWKEKEDSAGNSRVTLESYPPKKSIDVFKDALSSNTVNYEGGDMPLPLNLEILKWADETHRLLSSANVPAQVKFYNIYGINLETPHSVCYGTKEAPVTDLQELRFFQPAYVCVDGDGTVPAESAKADGLNAEARIGVPGEHRGILSDHHVFRILKHWLNADSDPYYNPINDYVILPTTFDMETHKENGVQVTSVKEEWEIISGDNNEFGSMADGKPVVSSISVSHAGDGKSEQENAYATLVVHPQNDGKHHIQLNAVGVSVDS; via the exons ATGGCGGTGTTGCTAGAGGAGATTTTGCAATCGGTGGAATTATGGCTAAAGCTGATTAAAAAACAACAACCTTATGTGGATCCTAATCTCGACCCGGTTTTATTGGTTCCGGGCATAGCCGGTTCCATTTTGAAGGCAGTGGATGATGATCATGGAAACAGAGAGGAAAGGGTTTGGGTTCGGATTCTTAGAGCTGATTATAAGTTGCGGACTAAGCTCTGGTCTCGCTTTGATCCTTCTACTG GTAGAACTGTCTCATTAGATCCAAAGACAAGTATTGTAGTTCCTGATGACAGATATGGACTTCATGCAATTGATGTCTTGGATCCTGACATG ATCATAGGACGGGATTGTGTTTCTTATTTTCATGATATGATTGTTGAAATGATGAAGTGGGGGTTTCAAGAAGGAAAAACTTTGTTTGGGTTTGGTTATGACTTTCGACAAAGCAATCG GTTACCCGAGACACTGGAGAGGTTTGCTAAAAAATTAGAGTTGGTATATAAAGCTTCTGGTGGAAAGAAGATAAATATCATAAGTCATTCCATGGGGGGTCTTCTTGTTAAATGTTTCATGTCCTTGCACAGTGAC ATTTTTGAGAAATATGTGAAGAATTGGATTGCCATTGCTGCACCTTTTCGTG GTGCACCTGGATACGTCACATCAACTTTTCTAAATGGGATGTCCTTTGTTGAAGGGTGGGAGCAGAATTTTTTTGTATCAAAGTGGAGCATGCACCAACTG CTCATTGAATGCCCATCGATATATGAACTGATGGCATGTCCACATTTTAAGTGGCAACACATTCCTCTTCTTGAAATctggaaagaaaaagaagatagTGCTGGCAACTCTCGTGTAACTCTAGAGTCATATCCTCCTAAAAAGAGCATTGATGTTTTCAAAGACGCTCTTTCAAGTAACACG GTTAATTATGAAGGAGGGGATATGCCTTTACCTTTAAACCTCGAGATTTTGAAATGGGCTGACGAAACACACAGGCTATTGTCTTCTGCTAATGTCCCTGCGcaagttaaattttataatatatacgGGATAAACCTTGAGACTCCACACAGTGTTTG CTATGGAACTAAGGAGGCACCTGTCACTGATCTCCAGGAACTGCGATTTTTCCAG CCTGCATATGTATGTGTCGATGGTGATGGAACAGTTCCTGCTGAATCCGCTAAG GCAGATGGGCTCAATGCAGAAGCGAGGATTGGCGTCCCGGGTGAGCACCGTGGAATTCTTAGTGACCATCATGTGTTCAGAATCCTGAAACACTGGCTAAATGCAGATTCAGATCCTTACTACAACCCAATAAATGATTATGTGATTTTACCCACTACTTTTGATATGGAGACGCATAAAGAGAATGGCGTGCAAGTTACATCAGTCAAGGAGGAATGGGAGATCATTTCAGGAGATAACAATGAGTTTGGGAGTATGGCTGATGGAAAACCTGTGGTGAGTTCAATATCTGTTTCACATGCAGGCGATGGTAAATCCGAGCAGGAAAACGCGTATGCTACATTGGTTGTTCATCCTCAGAATGATGGTAAGCATCACATTCAGCTAAATGCTGTTGGTGTATCTGTTGATTCTTGA